The following are from one region of the Pectobacterium actinidiae genome:
- a CDS encoding AraC family transcriptional regulator, which translates to MLKRLFSIEDFFDIGERYGIDYHFPQLSSCRDRTKEKRIVVQGDVEEMTLSSGICLTNSNVRVLQPYESTSLHCCPFYTLVVLEGRVALRLNGKEFVVRSGMAFSTRLGDPLIMNASHLADCHLRTVSLGIFPTTFALDPLLGSLLNEWEQGGNPTFLWQVPGYLLSGLQHALENTEPGLSRQLMLEGVMLQLLGQGLSFGQRGGERRVLPPRGEQERLENVRRLLAQQPEKEYTLNELAQMAAMSPSSLRTKFRQAYGHSVFDYLRDCRLELARRYLVQGYSVQQAAWMSGYQHATNFATAFRRRYGMAPSDARMVS; encoded by the coding sequence ATGCTCAAACGACTCTTTTCCATTGAGGATTTCTTCGACATCGGTGAACGTTACGGGATTGATTACCACTTCCCGCAGCTGTCGTCTTGCCGCGATCGCACGAAAGAAAAACGTATCGTGGTGCAGGGTGATGTCGAAGAGATGACGCTGTCCTCCGGGATTTGCCTGACGAATTCTAATGTGCGCGTGTTGCAGCCTTACGAATCGACGTCTTTGCACTGCTGTCCGTTCTATACACTGGTGGTGCTGGAAGGTCGTGTCGCGTTGCGCCTGAACGGCAAGGAGTTTGTCGTGCGCTCAGGTATGGCATTCAGCACCCGATTGGGTGACCCGTTAATCATGAACGCCAGCCATCTTGCGGACTGTCACCTTCGCACCGTGTCGCTGGGTATTTTCCCCACCACTTTCGCTTTGGATCCGCTGTTGGGCTCGTTGCTGAACGAATGGGAACAGGGCGGTAATCCGACGTTTTTATGGCAGGTTCCCGGCTATTTATTATCCGGATTGCAGCACGCACTGGAAAATACCGAGCCGGGATTATCGCGCCAGCTGATGCTGGAAGGGGTGATGCTACAGTTGTTAGGGCAAGGTCTGTCATTCGGGCAACGTGGGGGAGAACGGCGCGTATTGCCCCCGCGTGGCGAACAGGAGCGACTGGAGAACGTTCGGCGGCTTCTGGCGCAACAGCCTGAAAAAGAGTACACCCTCAATGAACTGGCGCAGATGGCCGCGATGAGCCCCAGCAGCCTGCGTACCAAATTTCGTCAGGCGTATGGTCATTCGGTCTTTGACTATCTGCGCGATTGTCGGCTGGAACTGGCCCGACGCTATCTGGTACAGGGATACAGCGTTCAGCAGGCGGCCTGGATGTCGGGCTACCAGCACGCGACCAACTTTGCCACCGCTTTCCGGCGACGTTACGGTATGGCGCCGAGCGATGCGCGTATGGTCAGCTAA